Proteins encoded in a region of the Deltaproteobacteria bacterium genome:
- the dnaB gene encoding replicative DNA helicase — protein sequence MQLKKQPQNKFGQRLGSQLHPEEALQKASSDLLRKVPPHNIEAEQAVLGGVFLRNDVFHTLVDTISDEDFYSPVHRKIYQVFQELYRRREPVDLVTVAEYLQTRGELDEIGGTVYLASLAESVASAANAVFHAQIVRDKSVRRRLIQTSSEILTNCFEAGQETESLLDQAEQQIFSIAESKGKPAFMSSKDLVNRVFEQLELRAGQGDLVTGVPTGYTDFDHMTAGLQKSDLIILAARPSMGKTALALNIGMRASIQHGVPVAVFSLEMSMDQLMMRLLGCHGRVDLSRLRSGYLNDEDWARLYQAAEDLSRAPVFIDDTPALTTMEIRARCRRLKADKGVGLIIVDYLQLMRSSHRSDSREQEISDISRNLKALAKELDVPVIALSQLNRKVEERSDKRPMLSDLRESGAIEQDADVIVFIYRDAAYNKAEDNPNKNIAEIIIGKQRNGPVGTLKLAYFGQYTVFDNLTEVGMPSEDGSAY from the coding sequence ATGCAGCTGAAGAAACAGCCGCAGAATAAATTCGGGCAACGCCTCGGATCACAACTGCACCCGGAAGAGGCCTTGCAAAAGGCCTCTTCTGATTTGTTGCGCAAGGTGCCGCCCCACAACATCGAAGCCGAGCAGGCCGTGTTGGGGGGCGTTTTCCTGCGTAACGACGTTTTTCATACCCTGGTGGACACGATTTCCGACGAAGATTTTTATTCGCCGGTCCACCGCAAGATATATCAGGTATTTCAAGAACTGTATCGTCGCCGCGAGCCGGTGGATTTGGTCACCGTGGCCGAATATCTGCAGACCAGGGGCGAGCTCGACGAGATCGGTGGCACGGTCTATCTGGCCTCCTTGGCCGAATCCGTGGCCTCGGCCGCCAATGCCGTTTTCCACGCCCAGATCGTGCGGGACAAGTCCGTCCGCCGTCGGCTGATCCAGACCTCTTCGGAAATTCTGACCAATTGCTTCGAGGCTGGTCAGGAGACCGAATCCTTGCTCGACCAGGCCGAGCAGCAGATTTTTTCCATCGCCGAATCCAAGGGCAAACCCGCGTTCATGAGCAGCAAGGATCTGGTCAACCGGGTCTTCGAGCAGCTGGAGCTGCGGGCCGGCCAGGGCGATTTGGTCACCGGCGTGCCCACGGGGTATACGGATTTCGACCATATGACCGCCGGTTTGCAGAAGTCGGACCTGATCATCCTGGCGGCGCGTCCGTCCATGGGCAAGACCGCCCTGGCCCTGAACATCGGCATGCGCGCGTCCATCCAGCACGGAGTTCCCGTGGCTGTTTTTTCCCTGGAAATGTCCATGGACCAGCTCATGATGCGTCTTCTCGGGTGTCACGGCAGGGTGGACTTAAGCCGGTTGCGAAGCGGCTATTTGAACGACGAGGACTGGGCGCGCCTCTATCAGGCCGCCGAGGATCTGTCCCGTGCCCCTGTTTTCATCGACGACACCCCGGCCCTGACCACCATGGAAATCCGTGCCCGCTGTCGTCGGCTCAAGGCTGACAAAGGCGTGGGCCTGATCATCGTCGATTATCTGCAGCTCATGCGTTCCAGTCACCGGAGCGACTCGCGCGAACAGGAAATTTCGGATATTTCCCGCAATCTGAAGGCCCTGGCCAAGGAACTGGACGTACCGGTCATTGCCCTGTCCCAGCTCAACCGCAAGGTCGAGGAGCGTTCGGACAAGCGGCCCATGCTTTCGGATCTGCGCGAGTCCGGAGCCATTGAGCAGGACGCCGACGTTATTGTTTTCATCTACCGCGACGCGGCCTATAACAAGGCTGAGGACAATCCAAACAAGAATATCGCCGAGATCATCATCGGCAAACAGCGTAATGGTCCGGTCGGAACCCTCAAGCTGGCCTATTTTGGCCAGTACACGGTTTTCGACAACCTGACGGAAGTGGGCATGCCGTCCGAGGACGGCAGCGCGTACTGA
- a CDS encoding 50S ribosomal protein L9, with protein sequence MKVILRADVDNLGRLGEIIAVKPGYGRNYLLPQGLASLATPGNLKVFEQERRKLQAKNDAIRAEAAGLAAKIEAAKVVIEVRVGDGDKLYGSVTSSQIATILEEQGVVVDRRKLQLDEGIRALGEYVVDVKLHPEVVAKLTVNVVKLGHTEKVEESVQDNAAEETAAE encoded by the coding sequence ATGAAGGTTATTTTGCGCGCAGACGTGGATAATCTGGGCCGCCTCGGCGAAATCATCGCCGTCAAGCCCGGTTATGGCAGAAATTATCTGTTGCCCCAGGGGCTGGCCTCTTTGGCGACTCCCGGCAACCTGAAGGTTTTCGAGCAGGAACGCCGGAAGCTGCAGGCCAAGAACGACGCCATCCGGGCCGAGGCCGCTGGCCTAGCCGCCAAGATCGAGGCCGCCAAGGTGGTCATCGAAGTTCGTGTCGGTGATGGCGACAAGCTGTACGGCTCCGTCACTTCCTCCCAGATCGCCACGATCCTGGAAGAGCAGGGCGTGGTCGTGGATCGCCGCAAACTGCAGCTTGACGAGGGCATCCGCGCCCTGGGCGAATACGTCGTCGATGTCAAGTTGCATCCCGAGGTCGTGGCCAAGCTGACCGTCAACGTTGTCAAGCTTGGACATACCGAGAAGGTGGAAGAGTCGGTGCAGGACAATGCAGCTGAAGAAACAGCCGCAGAATAA